A window from Populus trichocarpa isolate Nisqually-1 chromosome 3, P.trichocarpa_v4.1, whole genome shotgun sequence encodes these proteins:
- the LOC18096656 gene encoding probable terpene synthase 6, translating into MAKSNPKIIKAGKMIGRLMNDIVGHEDEQKRGDCASGVECYMKQYDAWEKKAIEEIQKMDVNAWKDINEDCMRPTNAPMPLLQHFVNLIRVTDVIYGNDDDAYTIPSSLKDYVTLLYIEQVPLYE; encoded by the exons ATGGCTAAAAgtaatccaaaaattattaaagctGGAAAGATGATCGGTCGTTTGATGAATGACATTGTGGGCCACGAG GATGAACAAAAGAGAGGAGACTGCGCATCCGGTGTTGAATGCTATATGAAACAATATGATGCATGGGAGAAGAAAGCAATTGAAGAGATACAAAAGATGGACGTTAATGCGTGGAAGGATATCAATGAAGATTGCATGAGGCCAACTAATGCTCCAATGCCTCTCCTTCAACATTTTGTTAATCTTATTCGAGTTACAGATGTTATTTATGGGAATGATGACGATGCCTACACAATTCCatcaagtttaaaagattatgtcACTTTATTATATATTGAGCAAGTGCCTCTGTATGAATAA